A single region of the Demequina sp. genome encodes:
- the tyrS gene encoding tyrosine--tRNA ligase gives MTEHILDELAWRGLISQTTGDDALREALSQGPVTLYCGFDPTAPSLHIGNLVQILTVRRLQDAGHFPLLLVGGATGLIGDPKEAGDRVLNPVELVHDWVERIRAQIEPFMSFEGDNAARMVNNFDWTKDMTAIQLLRDVGKHFRLGTMIAKDTVARRLNSEEGISYTEFSYQVLQGMDYLELFRRYGCTLQTGGSDQWGNLTAGTELVRKATGTSVHALATPLITKADGTKFGKTESGTVWLDAALTSPYAFYQFWLNQADADVIGYLKVFTFLSHEEIERLERAVADEPFKREAQRTLAWEVTSLVHGPDAATAVVEASQAIFGRGELGGLDSVTLEGVAQEVPSASLGAGATVVDALVETGLVESRAAARRAIAEGGAYVNNVRVDDEELVLGASHALDGGWIVLRRGKSLWDSCARASRATTVNCNLPGMMCTTRPRFRRFDWRTHSP, from the coding sequence ATGACCGAGCACATTCTTGACGAGCTCGCCTGGCGCGGCCTCATTTCGCAGACGACCGGCGACGACGCGCTCCGCGAGGCCCTCAGCCAGGGGCCGGTGACGCTGTACTGCGGCTTCGATCCCACCGCGCCGAGCCTGCACATCGGCAACCTCGTGCAGATCCTCACCGTGCGTCGGCTGCAGGACGCGGGCCACTTCCCGCTACTGCTCGTCGGCGGCGCAACCGGGCTCATCGGCGATCCCAAGGAGGCGGGCGACCGCGTCCTCAACCCCGTGGAGCTCGTCCATGACTGGGTGGAGCGGATCCGGGCGCAGATCGAGCCGTTCATGTCGTTCGAGGGCGACAACGCGGCGCGCATGGTCAACAACTTCGACTGGACCAAGGACATGACCGCGATCCAGCTGCTGCGCGACGTCGGAAAGCACTTCCGGCTCGGCACGATGATCGCCAAGGACACGGTCGCTCGCCGCCTCAACTCCGAAGAGGGGATCTCGTACACCGAGTTCAGCTACCAGGTGCTCCAGGGCATGGACTACCTCGAGCTCTTCCGGCGCTATGGCTGCACGCTGCAGACGGGCGGCTCCGACCAGTGGGGGAACCTCACGGCCGGCACGGAGCTGGTGCGCAAGGCGACCGGCACCTCGGTGCATGCGCTCGCGACGCCCCTGATCACCAAGGCGGACGGCACCAAGTTCGGCAAGACGGAATCGGGGACCGTGTGGCTCGACGCCGCACTCACGTCGCCGTACGCGTTCTACCAGTTCTGGCTCAACCAGGCAGACGCCGATGTCATCGGCTACCTCAAGGTATTCACATTCCTTTCTCACGAGGAGATAGAGCGCCTTGAGCGCGCCGTCGCCGATGAGCCGTTCAAGCGGGAGGCGCAGCGCACTTTGGCATGGGAGGTCACCTCCCTCGTCCACGGGCCCGACGCTGCCACCGCCGTTGTGGAGGCCAGCCAGGCGATCTTCGGCAGGGGGGAGCTGGGTGGGCTCGATTCGGTGACGCTTGAAGGGGTCGCTCAAGAGGTGCCGAGTGCCTCGCTTGGCGCTGGCGCAACGGTGGTCGACGCGCTGGTCGAAACAGGGCTCGTCGAGTCCCGCGCGGCGGCGCGCAGGGCCATCGCGGAGGGCGGCGCCTACGTCAATAACGTGAGGGTCGACGACGAGGAGCTGGTCCTCGGTGCGAGCCACGCGCTTGACGGCGGGTGGATTGTGCTGCGACGCGGAAAAAGTCTGTGGGACTCGTGCGCGCGAGCTAGCCGCGCCACGACCGTAAACTGCAACTTACCAGGCATGATGTGCACGACACGCCCGAGATTCAGGCGATTTGACTGGCGCACGCACAGCCCGTAA
- a CDS encoding GNAT family N-acetyltransferase, translating to MGWGGRAAQLPVEYVEHLANYPNDARPAAGEAFLALRSTDVVGQTLAVPHADGVVRLERMFVLPAEREQGVARALIAAVTIWAREHGVRRIVLAVLPNRREAISLYRGIGFKPASDYLAEGRVCMGLDLALAD from the coding sequence TTGGGCTGGGGAGGACGTGCCGCGCAGCTTCCCGTGGAGTACGTCGAGCACCTCGCGAACTACCCGAATGACGCGCGGCCGGCGGCTGGGGAGGCGTTCCTCGCCCTGCGCAGCACGGACGTCGTCGGCCAAACGCTCGCGGTGCCGCATGCCGACGGCGTAGTGCGGCTCGAGCGCATGTTCGTGCTGCCTGCGGAGCGCGAGCAGGGCGTGGCCCGCGCGCTGATCGCCGCGGTGACGATCTGGGCGCGTGAGCACGGGGTGCGGCGGATCGTCCTTGCGGTCCTGCCCAACCGCAGGGAGGCGATCTCGCTGTATCGCGGAATCGGCTTCAAGCCCGCGAGCGACTACCTCGCGGAGGGGCGAGTGTGCATGGGATTGGACCTCGCGCTGGCAGACTAG
- a CDS encoding YbaK/EbsC family protein, with the protein MHPSSARIMDLLAGFGLGTEVRTLADSTRTAAEAAAALGCDVGAIASSLVFLADGSPVLVLTSGSHRVDTELLAAQIGASEITRASADTVREATGQPIGGVAPLGHPAPVPTYIDVELKKHGDLWAAAGTPHSVFDISYDDLKRVTGATEVVVEAPAT; encoded by the coding sequence ATGCATCCTTCGAGCGCGCGCATCATGGACCTGTTGGCTGGCTTTGGCCTCGGCACCGAGGTGCGAACGCTCGCCGATTCCACCCGCACCGCGGCGGAGGCGGCGGCCGCCCTGGGCTGCGACGTGGGCGCCATTGCGTCCTCGCTCGTGTTCCTCGCCGACGGCTCCCCCGTCTTGGTGCTGACGTCGGGTTCGCATCGGGTTGACACGGAGTTGCTTGCGGCCCAGATCGGCGCCTCCGAGATCACGCGCGCCTCCGCCGACACAGTGCGCGAGGCCACGGGTCAGCCGATCGGTGGGGTGGCGCCGCTCGGCCACCCGGCACCCGTGCCCACCTATATAGACGTTGAACTCAAGAAGCACGGTGACCTGTGGGCTGCCGCCGGCACACCGCATTCGGTGTTCGACATCTCGTACGACGACCTGAAGCGGGTGACCGGCGCCACCGAGGTGGTTGTGGAGGCGCCGGCCACCTGA
- a CDS encoding CHAP domain-containing protein yields the protein MFTYVSNWKSARSRARNHRIAKVFAIGAAGLLAAGLAVGPASASQPVQLSKAPAAEVVHVQAAVKTASIGGISTASWTCWKKGVACVSYSGFTTKSKAWGQPTCSGTSINCTRYVAYRLQKSGRYDFVEKCATGKNAASWDERARKCKSSLITVDKTPAKGAVLQFDSGAKKPPRMPRERTRLRDTSPTSTTSSAVMCT from the coding sequence GTGTTCACCTATGTCAGCAACTGGAAGTCAGCGCGCTCGCGTGCGCGCAATCACCGCATCGCCAAGGTTTTCGCCATTGGGGCCGCGGGCCTCCTCGCCGCGGGCCTTGCCGTGGGGCCGGCGTCGGCCTCTCAGCCGGTGCAGCTCAGCAAGGCGCCAGCCGCCGAGGTCGTCCATGTTCAGGCGGCCGTGAAGACCGCCTCTATCGGAGGCATCTCGACGGCGTCGTGGACGTGCTGGAAGAAGGGCGTCGCGTGTGTGTCGTACTCGGGCTTCACCACCAAGTCCAAGGCGTGGGGGCAACCGACGTGCAGTGGCACGAGCATCAACTGCACGCGCTACGTTGCGTACCGTCTGCAGAAGTCAGGGCGCTACGACTTTGTGGAGAAGTGCGCCACCGGCAAGAACGCCGCCTCGTGGGACGAGCGGGCTCGCAAGTGCAAGAGCAGCCTGATCACGGTTGACAAGACCCCTGCGAAGGGTGCCGTGCTGCAGTTCGACTCGGGTGCGAAGAAGCCGCCCCGGATGCCTCGGGAACGTACACGTCTGCGGGACACGTCGCCTACATCGACGACATCATCGGCGGTTATGTGTACGTGA
- the argH gene encoding argininosuccinate lyase, giving the protein MSETNEGTTVEGALWGGRFASGPDAALAALSKSTQFDWRYADDDLAGSIAHAHALAVAGLLTNDEATRMVAGLESLRAEVAAGAATPADSDEDVHGALERLLIERVGPELGGRLRAGRSRNDQIATLQRRYLRRHAAEISGLLLDLSEAIAVQAEAHLDAPMPGRTHSQHAQPVTLGHALLAHVWPLLRDAQRLRDWDARASLSPYGAGAVAGSTLGLDPAAVAAELGFSGPTQNSIDATASRDVIAEFVWVAAMIGVDLSRISEEIVMWATVEFGFVALDDAFSTGSSIMPQKKNPDIAELARGKAGRLIGDLTGLLATLKGLPLGYNRDIQEAHEPALDAIDTLEVLLPALTGMIATLRFNTARLAELAPAGFSLATDVAEWLVRQGVPFRDAHEVAGACVRFCEGAGKQLHELTPAELSGISEHLNPGVLEVLTVPGSLAARNGAGGTAPERVAEQLAAARAEIAALRS; this is encoded by the coding sequence ATGAGTGAGACCAACGAGGGCACCACGGTAGAGGGAGCGCTGTGGGGCGGCAGGTTCGCCTCGGGGCCCGACGCCGCGCTCGCCGCGTTGAGCAAGTCCACTCAGTTTGACTGGCGGTATGCGGACGACGACCTGGCTGGCTCGATCGCGCACGCGCACGCTCTGGCTGTGGCTGGGCTGTTGACGAACGACGAGGCGACTCGCATGGTGGCCGGGCTAGAGTCCCTGCGCGCTGAGGTGGCGGCGGGCGCGGCGACCCCCGCCGATTCCGACGAGGACGTTCACGGCGCGCTCGAGAGGCTGCTCATCGAGCGGGTGGGACCGGAGCTGGGGGGTCGCCTGCGTGCGGGCCGCTCGCGCAACGACCAAATCGCGACCCTGCAGCGTCGGTACCTGCGGCGCCACGCCGCGGAGATCTCCGGGCTGCTGCTCGATCTCTCCGAGGCGATCGCCGTGCAGGCGGAGGCGCACCTCGACGCCCCCATGCCCGGCCGCACGCATTCCCAGCACGCGCAGCCGGTGACGCTCGGCCACGCGCTGCTCGCGCACGTGTGGCCGCTGCTGCGCGACGCTCAGCGTCTCCGCGACTGGGACGCCCGCGCGTCACTCTCTCCGTATGGGGCGGGGGCGGTCGCCGGGTCGACGCTGGGTCTGGATCCAGCCGCGGTCGCGGCAGAGCTCGGGTTCAGCGGGCCCACCCAGAACTCGATCGATGCCACGGCATCGCGCGATGTCATCGCGGAATTCGTGTGGGTCGCGGCCATGATCGGTGTTGACCTCTCTCGCATCTCCGAGGAGATCGTCATGTGGGCGACCGTGGAGTTCGGGTTCGTCGCGCTCGACGATGCGTTCTCCACCGGATCGTCGATCATGCCGCAGAAGAAGAACCCCGACATCGCCGAGCTCGCTCGCGGCAAGGCCGGCCGCCTCATCGGCGACCTCACCGGGCTGCTCGCGACGCTCAAGGGCCTCCCGCTTGGGTACAACAGGGACATCCAGGAGGCCCACGAGCCCGCGCTCGATGCCATCGACACCCTCGAGGTGCTGCTCCCCGCCCTCACCGGCATGATCGCGACGCTCCGCTTCAACACGGCCAGGCTCGCGGAACTCGCGCCCGCCGGATTCTCGCTCGCGACCGACGTCGCCGAGTGGCTCGTGCGGCAAGGGGTTCCCTTCCGCGACGCTCACGAGGTTGCCGGAGCGTGTGTTCGCTTCTGCGAAGGCGCGGGCAAGCAGCTCCACGAGCTGACGCCGGCGGAGCTCAGCGGGATTTCCGAGCACCTGAACCCGGGAGTGCTCGAGGTCCTCACGGTTCCGGGGTCGTTGGCGGCTCGCAACGGAGCGGGCGGGACCGCGCCCGAACGAGTTGCGGAGCAACTCGCGGCGGCGCGAGCGGAGATCGCCGCGCTGCGCTCCTGA
- a CDS encoding argininosuccinate synthase, translating into MTERIVLAYSGGLDTSVAIGWIADATGAEVIAVAVDVGQGGEDLDVIRQRALDCGAVEAYVADARDEFANEYCMPALKANALYHDKYPLVSALSRPVIVKHLVAAAKQFGATTVAHGCTGKGNDQVRFEVGIVSLAPELKCIAPVRDLALTRDRAIEYAERHSLPIATTKKNPFSIDQNVWGRAVETGFLEDIWNAPTKDVYDYTDDPAFPPVPDEVLIEFSRGIPVAIDGQPVSPLEAIVEMNRRAGAQGVGRIDIVEDRLVGIKSREIYEAPGAIALIEAHREMENVTIEREQARFKKRIADEWTELVYDGMWSSPLKKSLDAFIDDTQEYVTGEIRMELHGGKATVTGRRSSVGLYDFSLATYDEGDTFDQSAARGFIEIYGLAAKQAAARAASSGTGL; encoded by the coding sequence ATGACTGAACGGATTGTCCTCGCCTACTCTGGCGGCCTCGACACGTCGGTGGCGATCGGCTGGATCGCCGACGCCACGGGAGCCGAGGTGATTGCCGTCGCCGTGGACGTGGGTCAGGGGGGCGAGGACCTTGACGTCATTCGCCAGCGCGCGCTCGACTGCGGCGCCGTGGAGGCCTACGTCGCCGACGCGCGCGACGAGTTCGCGAACGAGTACTGCATGCCCGCGCTCAAGGCCAATGCGCTCTATCACGACAAGTACCCCCTGGTATCTGCCCTGTCGCGGCCGGTGATCGTGAAGCACCTGGTCGCGGCTGCAAAGCAGTTCGGCGCCACAACGGTGGCTCACGGCTGCACGGGCAAGGGCAACGACCAGGTGCGGTTTGAGGTTGGCATCGTCTCGCTCGCGCCCGAGCTCAAGTGCATCGCCCCCGTGCGCGACCTCGCGCTCACCCGCGACCGCGCGATCGAGTACGCGGAGCGCCACTCGCTGCCCATCGCGACCACCAAGAAGAACCCGTTCTCGATTGACCAGAACGTGTGGGGCCGCGCCGTGGAGACGGGCTTCCTCGAGGACATCTGGAACGCGCCGACCAAGGACGTCTACGACTACACCGACGACCCCGCGTTCCCGCCGGTTCCGGACGAGGTGCTGATCGAGTTCTCGCGGGGAATCCCGGTCGCGATCGACGGGCAGCCCGTCTCGCCGCTCGAGGCCATCGTGGAGATGAACCGCCGCGCGGGCGCCCAGGGCGTTGGCCGGATCGACATCGTCGAGGACCGCCTCGTGGGCATCAAGAGCCGCGAGATCTACGAGGCACCCGGGGCCATCGCACTCATCGAGGCGCACCGGGAGATGGAGAACGTCACGATCGAGCGCGAGCAGGCGCGGTTCAAGAAGCGCATCGCGGACGAGTGGACCGAGCTGGTCTACGACGGCATGTGGTCGTCGCCGCTGAAGAAGTCCCTCGATGCGTTCATCGACGACACGCAGGAGTACGTCACGGGCGAGATCCGCATGGAGCTCCACGGCGGGAAGGCGACGGTCACGGGCCGCCGGTCTTCGGTTGGGCTGTACGACTTCAGCCTCGCCACCTACGACGAGGGCGACACGTTCGACCAGTCGGCGGCGCGCGGGTTCATCGAGATCTACGGGCTCGCGGCCAAGCAGGCGGCCGCGCGGGCTGCGTCTTCCGGGACGGGCCTCTAG
- the argR gene encoding arginine repressor, giving the protein MNVIPHTKAARQARVRHLIEAGGVESQTQLAGVLDGEGIHVTQATLSRDLVEVGAVKVRGADGRLTYATQATMESLEDGATRLNRLCAELLHSAAGSANLAVLRTPEGAAQFLAMAIDSHDDEEILGTVAGDDTIIVISRLPDGGESLAQRFLARASGH; this is encoded by the coding sequence ATGAACGTCATCCCGCACACCAAGGCCGCGCGCCAGGCCCGCGTCCGCCACCTCATCGAGGCGGGCGGCGTGGAGTCGCAGACGCAGCTCGCCGGCGTCCTCGACGGCGAGGGAATCCACGTCACCCAGGCCACCCTCTCCCGGGACCTCGTCGAGGTGGGCGCGGTCAAGGTTCGTGGGGCCGACGGCCGCCTCACCTACGCGACGCAGGCCACCATGGAGTCGCTTGAGGACGGCGCCACGCGCCTCAACCGGCTGTGCGCGGAACTGCTGCACTCGGCGGCTGGCAGCGCCAACCTCGCCGTTCTGCGCACGCCCGAGGGCGCCGCGCAGTTCCTCGCCATGGCGATCGACTCGCACGACGACGAGGAGATCCTCGGCACCGTCGCCGGCGACGACACCATCATCGTGATCTCCCGCCTACCGGATGGCGGGGAGAGCCTCGCCCAGAGATTTCTAGCCCGAGCGTCGGGCCACTGA
- the argF gene encoding ornithine carbamoyltransferase, which translates to MTRHFLRDDDLTAAEQREVLELALAFRANRQLHQPFAGPKGVAILFDKPSTRTRVSFSVGVAELGGYPLVLDTATSQMGRGESIADTAKVLGRQVSAIVWRTFGQDRIDEMAEHAGVPVVNALTDSFHPCQILADLAAVADARGGVDALAGLTLTYVGDGANNMAHSYLLGGALAGMHVRVGAPSDYLPSEAVVLDAKRIAAENGGSVTVTMDVDDAVRGADVIATDTWVSMGDESSATDRAGAFDAYQVNARTLELAAPGANVLHCLPAYRGKEITAEVLDGPQSVVWLEAEYRLHAQKALLTWLVQQ; encoded by the coding sequence ATGACCCGACATTTCCTCCGCGACGACGACCTCACGGCGGCCGAGCAGCGCGAGGTCTTGGAACTCGCCCTCGCGTTCCGAGCCAACCGCCAGCTGCACCAGCCGTTCGCCGGTCCCAAGGGCGTGGCGATCCTCTTCGACAAGCCGTCAACGCGCACGAGGGTGAGTTTCAGCGTCGGCGTCGCCGAGCTGGGCGGCTACCCGCTCGTGCTCGACACCGCGACCTCCCAGATGGGCCGCGGCGAGTCCATCGCGGACACCGCTAAGGTGCTTGGTCGCCAGGTGAGCGCGATCGTGTGGCGCACGTTCGGGCAGGACCGCATCGACGAGATGGCCGAGCACGCCGGCGTCCCCGTGGTCAATGCCCTCACCGACTCGTTCCACCCGTGCCAGATCCTCGCGGACCTCGCCGCGGTGGCCGACGCCCGCGGCGGCGTCGACGCGCTCGCCGGCCTCACGCTCACGTACGTCGGCGACGGCGCCAACAACATGGCCCACAGCTACCTCCTTGGCGGCGCCTTGGCGGGAATGCACGTGAGGGTGGGCGCGCCGTCGGACTACCTGCCGAGCGAGGCGGTCGTCCTCGACGCCAAGCGCATCGCGGCCGAGAACGGCGGCTCTGTCACGGTCACGATGGACGTGGACGACGCCGTGCGCGGCGCGGACGTCATCGCTACCGACACGTGGGTGTCCATGGGTGATGAGTCCTCCGCCACCGACCGCGCGGGCGCCTTCGACGCGTACCAGGTCAACGCGCGCACCCTCGAGCTCGCGGCGCCCGGAGCGAACGTGCTGCACTGCCTCCCCGCGTATCGCGGCAAGGAGATCACCGCAGAGGTGCTTGACGGCCCCCAGTCCGTCGTGTGGCTCGAGGCCGAATACCGCCTGCACGCGCAGAAGGCGCTGTTGACCTGGTTGGTGCAGCAATGA
- a CDS encoding acetylornithine transaminase: MSGGTGLELDQAGLSRYENAIMATFGTPQRVLARGEGSYVWDADGNRYLDLLGGIAVTALGHAHPGWVQAIASQAATLAQASNFFATEPQIALAERLLQLSDAPAGSRVFLTNSGTEAMEAVFKMARKTGRTRIVALEGSFHGRSMGALALTGKESIRAPFEPLPAGVQFVPRGDLEALRATAGDDLAAIVLEPIQGESGVHPLSTEYLQLARDLCTEHGALLAFDEVQTGVARTGAWFAHQLHGVVPDVMALAKGLGGGVPIGAVVAFGPWAGTLLVKGEHGSTFGGNALATAAALATLRILEEEDVLTNVKNVGEHTRSALAELPFVTEVRGEGLMLGAALSAPVAAEVAAAALEAGFIVNAPTADSLRLVPALTISAKEIDTFIAWFTQAAPAIIAAYTTEVTP, translated from the coding sequence ATGAGCGGCGGCACGGGTCTCGAGTTGGACCAAGCGGGCCTGTCCCGCTACGAGAACGCCATCATGGCGACCTTCGGCACGCCGCAGCGGGTGCTGGCCCGCGGCGAGGGCTCCTACGTGTGGGACGCCGACGGCAATCGCTACCTCGACCTGCTGGGCGGGATCGCGGTGACGGCGCTCGGCCACGCCCACCCGGGCTGGGTGCAGGCGATTGCGTCCCAGGCGGCGACTCTCGCGCAGGCCTCCAACTTCTTCGCCACCGAGCCGCAGATCGCCCTTGCGGAGCGGCTCTTGCAGCTGTCCGACGCTCCGGCTGGCTCTCGCGTATTCCTCACCAACAGCGGTACGGAAGCCATGGAGGCGGTCTTCAAGATGGCCCGGAAGACGGGCCGTACCAGGATCGTCGCGCTCGAAGGCTCGTTCCACGGGCGGTCGATGGGCGCGCTCGCGCTCACCGGCAAGGAGTCCATCCGGGCGCCATTCGAGCCGCTGCCCGCAGGCGTGCAGTTCGTGCCGCGCGGGGACCTCGAGGCGCTGCGCGCAACCGCGGGCGATGACCTCGCCGCCATCGTCCTCGAGCCCATCCAGGGTGAGAGCGGCGTGCACCCCCTGAGCACCGAATACCTCCAGTTGGCCCGCGACCTCTGCACCGAGCACGGCGCGCTGCTCGCGTTCGACGAGGTGCAGACCGGCGTGGCGCGCACGGGCGCGTGGTTCGCCCACCAGCTGCACGGCGTGGTTCCCGACGTCATGGCCCTCGCGAAAGGGCTCGGCGGGGGAGTGCCGATCGGGGCTGTCGTCGCGTTTGGGCCGTGGGCCGGAACCCTGCTCGTCAAGGGCGAGCACGGCAGCACCTTCGGAGGCAACGCGCTCGCCACGGCCGCCGCGCTCGCCACGCTGCGCATCCTCGAGGAGGAGGACGTGCTCACGAACGTCAAGAACGTGGGGGAGCACACCCGGTCCGCGCTGGCGGAGCTGCCCTTCGTCACCGAGGTGCGGGGCGAGGGCCTCATGCTCGGCGCGGCGCTGTCCGCGCCGGTGGCCGCTGAGGTTGCCGCCGCGGCGCTCGAGGCCGGCTTCATCGTGAACGCGCCCACCGCGGACTCGCTCCGGTTGGTCCCCGCGCTCACGATCTCCGCAAAGGAGATCGACACCTTCATCGCGTGGTTCACGCAGGCCGCGCCGGCGATCATCGCGGCGTACACCACGGAGGTCACGCCATGA
- the argB gene encoding acetylglutamate kinase encodes MSDIDIPDLTPQQKVGVLIDAMPWIERFKGAVVVIKYGGNAMIDDTLKRAFAQDIVHLRLLGLHPVVVHGGGPQISDMLTRLGIESEFRGGLRVTTPEAMDVVRMVLTGQVSRELVGLINDHGPHAVGLSGEDAGLLQAKRQHATVDGEAVDVGLVGDVIKVNPAAVLDIIEAGRIPVVSTVAPDIDDPTTVLNVNADTAAAALAVALRARKLIVLTDVEGLYRNWPDRDSLVRQITASSLEELLPTLESGMKPKMEACLRAVRGGVPQAHVIDGRQAHSMLSEIFTTAGIGTMVMPDRELWT; translated from the coding sequence ATGAGCGACATCGACATCCCCGACCTCACGCCCCAACAGAAGGTGGGCGTACTCATCGACGCGATGCCGTGGATAGAGCGCTTCAAGGGCGCCGTGGTGGTCATCAAGTACGGCGGCAACGCCATGATCGACGACACGCTCAAGCGCGCGTTCGCGCAGGACATCGTTCACCTGCGGCTGCTGGGCCTGCACCCCGTAGTGGTGCACGGCGGCGGCCCGCAGATCTCGGACATGCTGACCCGGCTGGGGATCGAGTCCGAGTTCCGCGGCGGCCTGCGCGTCACCACGCCGGAGGCGATGGACGTGGTGCGCATGGTGCTCACCGGTCAGGTCTCGCGCGAGCTCGTGGGCCTCATCAACGACCACGGGCCCCACGCGGTGGGGCTCAGCGGAGAGGATGCCGGGCTGCTTCAGGCCAAGCGCCAGCACGCGACCGTTGACGGCGAGGCCGTGGACGTTGGCCTCGTCGGCGACGTCATCAAGGTGAACCCGGCGGCCGTGCTCGACATCATCGAGGCGGGTCGCATTCCCGTGGTGAGCACCGTGGCCCCGGACATCGACGACCCCACCACGGTGCTCAACGTCAACGCCGACACCGCGGCCGCCGCCCTCGCCGTGGCCCTGCGCGCGCGAAAGCTCATCGTCCTCACCGACGTCGAGGGCCTGTACCGCAACTGGCCGGACCGCGACTCGCTCGTCCGACAGATCACCGCATCGTCCCTGGAAGAGCTGCTGCCAACGCTCGAGAGCGGCATGAAGCCCAAGATGGAGGCATGCCTGCGCGCGGTCCGCGGGGGAGTGCCGCAGGCGCACGTCATCGACGGCCGCCAGGCGCACTCGATGCTGTCCGAGATCTTCACCACGGCCGGTATCGGCACCATGGTGATGCCGGACAGGGAGCTGTGGACATGA
- the argJ gene encoding bifunctional glutamate N-acetyltransferase/amino-acid acetyltransferase ArgJ → MSVTAAAGFVAAGVTAGLKPSGRPDVALVVNEGPMHVAAGVFTSNRVFAAPVAWSRQVLADARVDAVILNSGGANAATGAEGFADTHRTAEHVASALQADGRDVSSGDVAVCSTGLIGVRLPMDTLLPGVSDAAASLSADGGDDAAHAILTTDTVTKQAVAHGEGWVVGGMAKGAGMLAPGLATMLCVITTDAVVDPYRANAALKEAVRTTLNRVDSDGCMSTNDTVLLMVSGASGIMPGIDEFEGALTEVCVQIARGLVADAEGATHDIAITVVEASSEEAAEAVGRAVARSNLFKAAVFGGDPNWGRIISAAGTVPEDIAPFDAAELDVAINGVQVCRAAGVGDSREGVSLADREVQVEINLHAGDATATIWTNDLTHDYVHENSAYST, encoded by the coding sequence GTGAGCGTCACCGCCGCCGCCGGATTTGTGGCCGCGGGAGTCACGGCCGGCCTCAAGCCCTCCGGTCGCCCAGACGTGGCGCTCGTGGTGAACGAGGGCCCCATGCACGTCGCGGCGGGCGTCTTCACGTCCAATCGCGTGTTCGCCGCGCCGGTCGCCTGGTCGCGGCAGGTGTTGGCGGACGCGCGAGTCGACGCGGTCATCCTCAACTCCGGTGGCGCGAACGCGGCCACCGGCGCCGAGGGTTTCGCTGACACCCATCGCACGGCCGAGCATGTGGCGAGCGCGCTGCAGGCCGACGGCAGGGACGTCTCGAGCGGCGACGTCGCCGTGTGCTCCACGGGACTCATCGGCGTGCGGCTGCCCATGGACACGCTGCTCCCTGGCGTGTCCGACGCTGCCGCCAGTTTGAGCGCGGACGGCGGCGACGACGCGGCTCACGCAATTCTCACCACCGACACCGTGACCAAGCAGGCCGTCGCGCACGGCGAGGGCTGGGTGGTCGGCGGTATGGCGAAGGGCGCGGGCATGCTCGCGCCCGGGCTCGCGACGATGCTGTGCGTGATCACCACGGACGCCGTGGTGGATCCATACAGGGCGAACGCCGCGCTCAAGGAGGCCGTGCGCACCACCCTCAACCGCGTCGACTCCGACGGCTGCATGTCAACAAACGACACGGTCCTGCTCATGGTGAGCGGAGCGTCGGGCATCATGCCTGGCATTGACGAGTTCGAGGGGGCGCTCACGGAGGTCTGCGTGCAGATCGCGCGCGGACTTGTCGCGGACGCCGAAGGGGCGACGCACGACATCGCCATCACCGTGGTCGAGGCGAGCTCCGAGGAGGCGGCGGAGGCCGTGGGGCGCGCGGTCGCGCGCTCCAACCTCTTCAAGGCCGCGGTGTTCGGCGGAGACCCGAACTGGGGCCGAATCATCTCGGCCGCGGGCACGGTGCCCGAGGACATCGCGCCCTTCGACGCGGCCGAGCTCGATGTCGCCATCAACGGCGTGCAGGTATGCAGGGCGGCCGGCGTCGGCGACTCGCGTGAGGGAGTCTCGCTCGCGGACCGCGAGGTGCAGGTGGAGATCAACCTCCACGCCGGGGACGCGACCGCGACCATCTGGACCAACGACCTGACCCACGACTACGTCCACGAGAACAGCGCGTACTCCACATGA